Part of the Brassica oleracea var. oleracea cultivar TO1000 chromosome C8, BOL, whole genome shotgun sequence genome is shown below.
GCAGCCGCAGCTAAGGCTTACCATAACTGCGAAGCTATCCCTTGCGACCAGTTTGAAGTTGCGTTTCAAGCGGTAGAGCTCTGGACCGCTGACCGCGCTGTTCTACCGGTTGAAAACTCTCTCGGCGGTTCTATCCACCGTAACTACGATCTTCTCCTCCGCCACCGTCTTCACATCGTAGGAGAAGTCCATCTCCCTGTCCACCACTGTCTCTTAGCTCTTCCGGGCGTACGCAAGGAGCTCCTCACGCGCGTGATCTCACACCCTCAAGGTCTCGCTCAGTGCGAGCGCACACTCACAAAGCTCGGTCTCAACGTCTCCCGCAAGGCCGTCGAAGACACCGCGGGAGCCGCTGAGTTCATCGCCGCCAACAATCTCCGCGACACGGCGGCGATAGCGAGCGCACGCGCCGCCGAGATTTACGGGCTGGAGATTTTGGAAGACGGGATACAAGACGACGCGAGTAACGTGACGCGCTTCGTGATGCTGGCGCGTGAGCCAATCGTACCGAGAACTGATCGGCCGTTTAAAACGAGCATCGTCTTCGCGCATGAGAAAGGCACTAGCGTGCTGTTCAAGGTACTTTCTGCTCTCGCGTTTAGGGACATCAGCTTGACGAAGATTGAATCTAGGCCGAATCACAACCGTCCGATCAGGCTCGTCGACGATGCCAACGTAGGGACGGCGAAGCATTTCGAGTACATGTTCTATATCGACTTCGAGGCTTCGATGGCGGAGACGCGCGCTCAGAACGCGCTCTCGGAGGTTCAGGAGTTCACGTCGTTCTTGCGGGTGTTGGGGAGTTATCCTATGGATATGACTCCTTGGTCACCATCATCCTCAACATCACACACGGCTTCATCGTAAAGAAACTATACAAATGGAAATGTAAACATGTTTTTTTTTTTTTTTTTTTTTGATAATCCAGGTATACAGACCTCTCACTTAGTCAGACTATCCCACCGCGTCCAACCGGAATCGGCAAGGAAGGTCCTGGAGGCTAAACGGAAAGCTGACATTATATGATGTTTTATATACGTGTCAACGCTCTTATGGTTTCAACATGTTTAATTTATATTCCCCAGGTTGAATTCATCTGAGAACAATATGTTAAAAAATATCCAAGTTAATGTCAAAATTAAATTAGAAAATAGTTAAAATAAATATAAACAATTACGCTGTCATGAAAAAAATGATGGTACAATAAATATATGATTGGGAAATTCTCTTAAAAGCATAAAATAATATTTTGTCACAAAATAACATCATTAGGTAGAAGAAAAAAAAACAAAGCTATTTTTAATGAAGAATACATTAAATATAATTAAAATATTATAAGATATTATTATTATAAATTTATATCTTAAACCTTAAATCTTAGATCCTAGACCATAATATATCCTATATATTATTTTAAATTTTCCTAAACTTTAAATCTTTGATCCTAAACCATAAATCATAAACTTCACCTAGAAAATCTAAACCCCAATTCTTAACAATTTAATCTTAGAGATATATGTGTACTAATTTTTTTAATGAACATTAGTTTGATTATTTTTCTCCTTGCATACTATTTTTATGATAAAAACTATTTTATCTCTGAGCTCTCACATTAAAAGTTACAATGGTTAATATCGTTGACATTTTATACAAAAAAACAATATCGTTGATACCTTTACTGAATTATTATATTTATTTATCATTTAATTGATCATTAATTAATGAATTAGTTATAATAAAAATAGTCAAAAATAAAATGAGGAAATATGTAGCATAATAATGTTTTGTTTGATATTACCTAATAATGTTTGATATTATCTGATGATGACACTACAATAAAACATATTTTTTACTAGGGCAGTATTCATTGTAAATTCGTCGTAAACGGGGTGTTACGACGAATTAACGTCGAAAGACGTTTCGTTGTTAAACGTTCGTCGTAACGGAGGTTTCGTCATAAACTACTCGTTACGTTTACGACGAAATATATTCCTCGTAAAGCGCAGGGAAAGAATTTGTCGTAAACGACACGTAAGCTTTCGTCGTAAAGCCCACGTAATTATTTCGATGTAAAGCACACGTATATACTTTCGTTGTAAATCACTCGTAAACATTTCAATGTAAAACCCTCGTAAATCTTTCGATGTTAATCACTCGTAAACATTCGATGTAAACTCCATGTAATGTTTACGAGGAGTTTACATCGTTTCTTATTATATTATTATTAATTAATATATAATAGATTTTAATTTATATTTAATATTCANNNNNNNNNNNNNNNNNNNNNNNNNNNNNNNNNNNNNNNNNNNNNNNNNNNNNNNNNNNNNNNNNNNNNNNNNNNNNNNNNNNNNNNNNNNNNNNNNNNNNNNNNNNNNNNNNNNNNNNNNNNNNNNNNNNNNNNNNNNNNNNNNNNNNNNNNNNNNNNNNNNNNNNNNNNNNNNNNNNNNNNNNNNNNNNNNNNNNNNNNNNNNNNNNNNNNNNNNNNNNNNNNNNNNNNNNNNNNNNNNNNNNNNNNNNNNNNNNNNNNNNNNNNNNNNNNNNNNNNNNNNNNNNNNNNNNNNNNNNNNNNNNNNNNNNNNNNNNNNNNNNNNNNNNNNNNNNNNNNNNNNNNNNNNNNNNNNNNNNNNNNNNNNNNNNNNNNNNNNNNNNNNNNNNNNNNNNNNNNNNNNNNNNNNNNNNNNNNNNNNNNNNNNNNNNNNNNNNNNNNNNNNNNNNNNNNNNNNNNNNNNNNNNNNNNNNNNNNNNNNNNNNNNNNNNNNNNNNNNNNNNNNNNNNNNNNNNNNNNNNNNNNNNNNNNNNNNNNNNNNNNNNNNNNNNNNNNNNNNNNNNNNNNNNNNNNNNNNNNNNNNNNNNNNNNNNNNNNNNNNNNNNNNNNNNNNNNNNNNNNNNNNNNNNNNNNNNNNNNNNNNNNNNNNNNNNNNNNNNNNNNNNNNNNNNNNNNNNNNNNNNNNNNNNNNNNNNNNNNNNNNNNNNNNNNNNNNNNNNNNNNNNNNNNNNNNNNNNNNNNNNNNNNNNNNNNNNNNNNNNNNNNNNNNNNNNNNNNNNNNNNNNNNNNNNNNNNNNNNNNNNNNNNNNNNNNNNNNNNNNNNNNNNNNNNNNNNNNNNNNNNNNNNNNNNNNNNNNNNNNNNNNNNNNNNNNNNNNNNNNNNNNNNNNNNNNNNNNNNNNNNNNNNNNNNNNNNNNNNNNNNNNNNNNNNNNNNNNNNNNNNNNNNNNNNNNNNNNNNNNNNNNNNNNNNNNNNNNNNNNNNNNNNNNNNNNNNNNNNNNNNNNNNNNNNNNNNNNNNNNNNNNNNNNNNNNNNNNNNNNNNNNNNNNNNNNNNNNNNNNNNNNNNNNNNNNNNNNNNNNNNNNNNNNNNNNNNNNNNNNNNNNNNNNNNNNNNNNNNNNNNNNNNNNNNNNNNNNNNNNNNNNNNNNNNNNNNNNNNNNNNNNNNNNNNNNNNNNNNNNNNNNNNNNNNNNNNNNNNNNNNNNNNNNNNNNNNNNNNNNNNNNNNNNNNNNNNNNNNNNNNNNNNNNNNNNNNNNNNNNNNNNNNNNNNNNNNNNNNNNNNNNNNNNNNNNNNNNNNNNNNNNNNNNNNNNNNNNNNNNNNNNNNNNNNNNNNNNNNNNNNNNNNNNNNNNNNNNNNNNNNNNNNNNNNNNNNNNNNNNNNNNNNNNNNNNNNNNNNNNNNNNNNNNNNNNNNNNNNNNNNNNNNNNNNNNNNNNNNNNNNNNNNNNNNNNNNNNNNNNNNNNNNNNNNNNNNNNNNNNNNNNNNNNNNNNNNNNNNNNNNNNNNNNNNNNNNNNNNNNNNNNNNNNNNNNNNNNNNNNNNNNNNNNNNNNNNNNNNNNNNNNNNNNNNNNNNNNNNNNNNNNNNNNNNNNNNNNNNNNGAGAAGTCTGAGAGTCTGGAACTGCATCGGAAGACGATGGACCGGAAGAAGATGTACCGGAACCATCGCCAAACAACTGGGCATAAGTAAGTGCTGTTGGTTTCCTTCTAGGAGCCATCTAAAAAAAAAATTTAAATAAATTTAATCAATTATGACGACATAATTAAAAAATTATTCTGTTACCTAACTAATCACCTAAACTAATTACCTAACTAATTAATCACCTAAACTAAATTTTTTAAAAAATAGAAGAGGAAAGGTAGTGTACCTTAAGGGAGAGGAGAGGAGTTTGGGAGGAATGAACGAGGCAGCCTCATTTTCGGTGACTCAATATATAGAAAACCTTTCGTCGTAAACGCGACGTAAAATTACGACGAAATTACCAGGCCCGCGTTTTTCCATTTACGACGAAGTTACCAGGCCCGTTTTTTTCCATTTACGACGAGGTTACCAGGCCCGCGTTTTTCCATTTACGACGAAATTACGTGGAATANNNNNNNNNNNNNNNNNNNNNNNNNNNNNNNNNNNNNNNNNNNNNNNNNNNNNNNNNNNNNNNNNNNNNNNNNNNNNNNNNNNNNNNNNNNNNNNNNNNNNNNNNNNNNNNNNNNNNNNNNNNNNNNNNNNNNNNNNNNNNNNNNNNNNNNNNNNNNNNNNNNNNNNNNNNNNNNNNNNNNNNNNNNNNNNNNNNNNNNNNNNNNNNNNNNNNNNNNNNNNNNNNNNNNNNNNNNNNNNNNNNNNNNNNNNNNNNNNNNNNNNNNNNNNNNNNNNNNNNNNNNNNNNNNNNNNNNNNNNNNNNNNNNNNNNNNNNNNNNNNNNNNNNNNNNNNNNNNNNNNNNNNNNNNNNNNNNNNNNNNNNNNNNNNNNNNNNNNNNNNNNNNNNNNNNNNNNNNNNNNNNNNNNNNNNNNNNNNNNNNNNNNNNNNNNNNNNNNNNNNNNNNNNNNNNNNNNNNNNNNNNNNNNNNNNNNNNNNNNNNNNNNNNNNNNNNNNNNNNNNNNNNNNNNNNNNNNNNNNNNNNNNNNNNNNNNNNNNNNNNNNNNNNNNNNNNNNNNNNNNNNNNNNNNNNNNNNNNNNNNNNNNNNNNNNNNNNNNNNNNNNNNNNNNNNNNNNNNNNNNNNNNNNNNNNNNNNNNNNNNNNNNNNNNNNNNNNNNNNNNNNNNNNNNNNNNNNNNNNNNNNNNNNNNNNNNNNNNNNNNNNNNNNNNNNNNNNNNNNNNNNNNNNNNNNNNNNNNNNNNNNNNNNNNNNNNNNNNNNNNNNNNNNNNNNNNNNNNNNNNNNNNNNNNNNNNNNNNNNNNNNNNNNNNNNNNNNNNNNNNNNNNNNNNNNNNNNNNNNNNNNNNNNNNNNNNNNNNNNNNNNNNNNNNNNNNNNNNNNNNNNNNNNNNNNNNNNNNNNNNNNNNNNNNNNNNNNNNNNNNNNNNNNNNNNNNNNNNNNNNNNNNNNNNNNNNNNNNNNNNNNNNNNNNNNNNNNNNNNNNNNNNNNNNNNNNNNNNNNNNNNNNNNNNNNNNNNNNNNNNNNNNNNNNNNNNNNNNNNNNNNNNNNNNNNNNNNNNNNNNNNNNNNNNNNNNNNNNNNNNNNNNNNNNNNNNNNNNNNNNNNNNNNNNNNNNNNNNNNNNNNNNNNNNNNNNNNNNNNNNNNNNNNNNNNNNNNNNNNNNNNNNNNNNNNNNNNNNNNNNNNNNNNNNNNNNNNNNNNNNNNNNNNNNNNNNNNNNNNNNNNNNNNNNNNNNNNNNNNNNNNNNNNNNNNNNNNNNNNNNNNNNNNNNNNNNNNNNNNNNNNNNNNNNNNNNNNNNNNNNNNNNNNNNNNNNNNNNNNNNNNNNNNNNNNNNNNNNNNNNNNNNNNNNNNNNNNNNNNNNNNNNNNNNNNNNNNNNNNNNNNNNNNNNNNNNNNNNNNNNNNNNNNNNNNNNNNNNNNNNNNNNNNNNNNNNNNNNNNNNNNNNNNNNNNNNNNNNNNNNNNNNNNNNNNNNNNNNNNNNNNNNNNNNNNNNNNNNNNNNNNNNNNNNNNNNNNNNNNNNNNNNNNNNNNNNNNNNNNNNNNNNNNNNNNNNNNNNNNNNNNNNNNNNNNNNNNNNNNNNNNNNNNNNNNNNNNNNNNNNNNNNNNNNNNNNNNNNNNNNNNNNNNNNNNNNNNNNNNNNNNNNNNNNNNNNNNNNNNNNNNNNNNNNNNNNNNNNNNNNNNNNNNNNNNNNNNNNNNNNNNNNNNNNNNNNNNNNNNNNNNNNNNNNNNNNNNNNNNNNNNNNNNNNNNNNNNNNNNNNNNNNNNNNNNNNNNNNNNNNNNNNNNNNNNNNNNNNNNNNNNNNNNNNNNNNNNNNNNNNNNNNNNNNNNNNNNNNNNNNNNNNNNNNNNNNNNNNNNNNNNNNNNNNNNNNNNNNNNNNNNNNNNNNNNNNNNNNNNNNNNNNNNNNNNNNNNNNNNNNNNNNNNNNNNNNNNNNNNNNNNNNNNNNNNNNNNNNNNNNNNNNNNNNNNNNNNNNNNNNNNNNNNNNNNNNNNNNNNNNNNNNNNNNNNNNNNNNNNNNNNNNNNNNNNNNNNNNNNNNNNNNNNNNNNNNNNNNNNNNNNNNNNNNNNNNNNNNNNNNNNNNNNNNNNNNNNNNNNNNNNNNNNNNNNNNNNNNNNNNNNNNNNNNNNNNNNNNNNNNNNNNNNNNNNNNNNNNNNNNNNNNNNNNNNNNNNNNNNNNNNNNNNNNNNNNNNNNNNNNNNNNNNNNNNNNNNNNNNNNNNNNNNNNNNNNNNNNNNNNNNNNNNNNNNNNNNNNNNNNNNNNNNNNNNNNNNNNNNNNNNNNNNNNNNNNNNNNNNNNNNNNNNNNNNNNNNNNNNNNNNNNNNNNNNNNNNNNNNNNNNNNNNNNNNNNNNNNNNNNNNNNNNNNNNNNNNNNNNNNNNNNNNNNNNNNNNNNNNNNNNNNNNNNNNNNNNNNNNNNNNNNNNNNNNNNNNNNNNNNNNNNNNNNNNNNNNNNNNNNNNNNNNNNNNNNNNNNNNNNNNNNNNNNNNNNNNNNNNNNNNNNNNNNNNNNNNNNNNNNNNNNNNNNNNNNNNNNNNNNNNNNNNNNNNNNNNNNNNNNNNNNNNNNNNNNNNNNNNNNNNNNNNNNNNNNNNNNNNNNNNNNNNNNNNNNNNNNNNNNNNNNNNNNNNNNNNNNNNNNNNNNNNNNNNNNNNNNNNNNNNNNNNNNNNNNNNNNNNNNNNNNNNNNNNNNNNNNNNNNNNNNNNNNNNNNNNNNNNNNNNNNNNNNNNNNNNNNNNNNNNNNNNNNNNNNNNNNNNNNNNNNNNNNNNNNNNNNNNNNNNNNNNNNNNNNNNNNNNNNNNNNNNNNNNNNNNNNNNNNNNNNNNNNNNNNNNNNNNNNNNNNNNNNNNNNNNNNNNNNNNNNNNNNNNNNNNNNNNNNNNNNNNNNNNNNNNNNNNNNNNNNNNNNNNNNNNNNNNNNNNNNNNNNNNNNNNNNNNNNNNNNNNNNNNNNNNNNNNNNNNNNNNNNNNNNNNNNNNNNNNNNNNNNNNNNNNNNNNNNNNNNNNNNNNNNNNNNNNNNNNNNNNNNNNNNNNNNNNNNNNNNNNNNNNNNNNNNNNNNNNNNNNNNNNNNNNNNNNNNNNNNNNNNNNNNNNNNNNNNNNNNNNNNNNNNNNNNNNNNNNNNNNNNNNNNNNNNNNNNNNNNNNNNNNNNNNNNNNNNNNNNNNNNNNNNNNNNNNNNNNNNNNNNNNNNNNNNNNNNNNNNNNNNNNNNNNNNNNNNNNNNNNNNNNNNNNNNNNNNNNNNNNNNNNNNNNNNNNNNNNNNNNNNNNNNNNNNNNNNNNNNNNNNNNNNNNNNNNNNNNNNNNNNNNNNNNNNNNNNNNNNNNNNNNNNNNNNNNNNNNNNNNNNNNNNNNNNNNNNNNNNNNNNNNNNNNNNNNNNNNNNNNNNNNNNNNNNNNNNNNNNNNNNNNNNNNNNNNNNNNNNNNNNNNNNNNNNNNNNNNNNNNNNNNNNNNNNNNNNNNNNNNNNNNNNNNNNNNNNNNNNNNNNNNNNNNNNNNNNNNNNNNNNNNNNNNNNNNNNNNNNNNNNNNNNNNNNNNNNNNNNNNNNNNNNNNNNNNNNNNNNNNNNNNNNNNNNNNNNNNNNNNNNNNNNNNNNNNNNNNNNNNNNNNNNNNNNNNNNNNNNNNNNNNNNNNNNNNNNNNNNNNNNNNNNNNNNNNNNNNNNNNNNNNNNNNNNNNNNNNNNNNNNNNNNNNNNNNNNNNNNNNNNNNNNNNNNNNNNNNNNNNNNNNNNNNNNNNNNNNNNNNNNNNNNNNNNNNNNNNNNNNNNNNNNNNNNNNNNNNNNNNNNNNNNNNNNNNNNNNNNNNNNNNNNNNNNNNNNNNNNNNNNNNNNNNNNNNNNNNNNNNNNNNNNNNNNNNNNNNNNNNNNNNNNNNNNNNNNNNNNNNNNNNNNNNNNNNNNNNNNNNNNNNNNNNNNNNNNNNNNNNNNNNNNNNNNNNNNNNNNNNNNNNNNNNNNNNNNNNNNNNNNNNNNNNNNNNNNNNNNNNNNNNNNNNNNNNNNNNNNNNNNNNNNNNNNNNNNNNNNNNNNNNNNNNNNNNNNNNNNNNNNNNNNNNNNNNNNNNNNNNNNNNNNNNNNNNNNNNNNNNNNNNNNNNNNNNNNNNNNNNNNNNNNNNNNNNNNNNNNNNNNNNNNNNNNNNNNNNNNNNNNNNNNNNNNNNNNNNNNNNNNNNNNNNNNNNNNNNNNNNNNNNNNNNNNNNNNNNNNNNNNNNNNNNNNNNNNNNNNNNNNNNNNNNNNNNNNNNNNNNNNNNNNNNNNNNNNNNNNNNNNNNNNNNNNNNNNNNNNNNNNNNNNNNNNNNN
Proteins encoded:
- the LOC106307273 gene encoding arogenate dehydratase/prephenate dehydratase 6, chloroplastic-like — encoded protein: MKAAAQLARSYPSEQNAQGTDTYETSRTEWQSSSAILTSKVVSQEQSETLPMPPVSVGVDHVNGHNSTARVPHHQKPLTVNDLSPTPMHGSNLRVAYQGVPGAYSEAAAAKAYHNCEAIPCDQFEVAFQAVELWTADRAVLPVENSLGGSIHRNYDLLLRHRLHIVGEVHLPVHHCLLALPGVRKELLTRVISHPQGLAQCERTLTKLGLNVSRKAVEDTAGAAEFIAANNLRDTAAIASARAAEIYGLEILEDGIQDDASNVTRFVMLAREPIVPRTDRPFKTSIVFAHEKGTSVLFKVLSALAFRDISLTKIESRPNHNRPIRLVDDANVGTAKHFEYMFYIDFEASMAETRAQNALSEVQEFTSFLRVLGSYPMDMTPWSPSSSTSHTASS